A window of Leptotrichia wadei contains these coding sequences:
- the dnaX gene encoding DNA polymerase III subunit gamma/tau, with amino-acid sequence MLDNITLYRKYRPQNFDEIAGQEFVLRAIKNSLRENKLSHAYLFTGPRGVGKTTIARLIAKGVNCLNSENVTDNPCGKCENCREISSGISMDMIEIDAASNRGIDEIRELKEKINYQPVKGRKKIYIIDEVHMLTKEAFNALLKTLEEPPAHVIFILATTEIDKIPDTVISRCQRYDFLPIDKKDIKKLLQNVAEKENIKIDDASLDLIYRKSEGSARDSFSIFEQVVSNFNNEEINLEKTQKALGVVPDVILEEFLNLIKKSDKGKLVDFIDKIWEDGLVIETFLKDFSYYLKEQFKKQTDLSVDFLLDTISAIFFTLNEFKYEEDKRLLGYVLVYELYKNQKKNLNRIKTLETDNFASNKTAIDKNYIKDVSDHIYEKVMSQISENPKIVNSANETKIAELREIKKVEKIEKSVKNYDISVFSEKWRRILSGIKEESVMLGALSVESKPDRVEDGVLFIRFPSNQKFHSEQLMIPEKKVKVEKVINQICNSDIEIKTFFENNDAQNGEDKFLKDAVKFFDGEILEKK; translated from the coding sequence ATGTTGGATAATATTACGTTATATAGAAAGTATCGACCGCAGAATTTTGATGAAATTGCGGGGCAGGAATTTGTGTTGAGGGCTATTAAAAATTCCCTTAGGGAGAACAAGCTGTCGCATGCGTATTTGTTTACAGGGCCACGGGGGGTGGGGAAAACTACTATTGCGAGGCTTATTGCTAAAGGTGTAAATTGTCTGAATAGTGAAAATGTGACTGATAATCCTTGTGGAAAATGTGAAAATTGTCGTGAAATTTCTTCTGGGATTTCGATGGATATGATTGAAATTGATGCAGCTTCTAATCGTGGGATTGATGAAATTCGTGAATTGAAGGAAAAGATAAATTATCAGCCTGTTAAGGGAAGAAAAAAAATATATATAATTGACGAGGTTCATATGCTTACAAAGGAGGCATTTAATGCACTTTTAAAAACATTGGAAGAACCGCCGGCACACGTTATATTTATTCTTGCTACAACGGAAATTGATAAGATTCCAGATACAGTTATTTCCAGATGTCAAAGATATGATTTTTTGCCAATTGATAAGAAGGATATAAAAAAATTACTTCAGAATGTGGCAGAAAAGGAAAACATTAAGATTGATGATGCGAGTCTGGATTTGATATATCGGAAGTCTGAGGGAAGTGCAAGGGATAGTTTTTCTATTTTTGAGCAGGTTGTGTCAAATTTTAATAATGAGGAAATTAATCTTGAAAAAACTCAAAAGGCTTTGGGAGTGGTGCCTGATGTTATTTTGGAGGAATTTTTAAATTTAATAAAAAAAAGTGATAAAGGTAAATTAGTTGATTTTATTGACAAAATTTGGGAAGATGGGCTTGTGATTGAAACCTTTTTAAAGGATTTTTCCTATTATTTGAAGGAGCAATTTAAAAAGCAGACAGATTTATCGGTGGATTTTTTGCTAGATACAATAAGTGCGATTTTTTTTACTTTGAATGAATTTAAATATGAAGAGGATAAGAGATTACTTGGTTATGTGCTTGTTTATGAGCTTTATAAGAATCAGAAGAAAAATTTAAATAGAATTAAAACTCTAGAAACTGATAATTTTGCTTCAAATAAAACAGCTATTGACAAAAATTATATTAAAGATGTGTCGGATCATATTTATGAGAAGGTTATGAGTCAAATTTCAGAAAATCCGAAAATCGTAAATTCAGCAAATGAAACGAAAATAGCTGAATTGAGAGAAATAAAAAAAGTAGAAAAGATAGAGAAATCTGTAAAAAATTATGATATTTCAGTTTTTTCTGAAAAGTGGAGAAGAATTTTATCTGGAATAAAAGAAGAAAGTGTAATGCTAGGGGCATTATCGGTGGAAAGTAAGCCAGATAGGGTGGAAGATGGGGTGCTTTTTATAAGATTTCCAAGTAATCAGAAATTTCATAGTGAACAGCTTATGATACCAGAAAAGAAAGTAAAAGTTGAAAAAGTCATTAATCAAATTTGTAATTCGGATATTGAAATAAAGACTTTTTTTGAAAATAATGATGCTCAAAATGGAGAGGATAAGTTTTTGAAGGATGCGGTGAAGTTTTTTGATGGGGAAATTTTAGAAAAAAAATAA
- the rplI gene encoding 50S ribosomal protein L9 translates to MKIKVILKENIKGVGKKDEIVEVKDGYANNFLLNKNKAILATPENINKLKARNEKIQKNHDRDVKNAKELKETLASKEIVLKVKAGENNKVFGSIGAKEIVQAIKEQLNIDIDKKKISADSKVKEIGVHNVELKLHSEVRANLKVRVEAE, encoded by the coding sequence ATGAAAATCAAAGTAATTTTGAAGGAAAATATAAAAGGTGTTGGAAAAAAAGATGAAATAGTGGAAGTTAAAGACGGATATGCGAATAACTTTTTATTAAATAAAAATAAAGCGATTCTTGCAACACCTGAAAATATTAATAAATTGAAGGCAAGAAATGAAAAAATTCAAAAAAATCATGATAGAGATGTGAAAAATGCTAAAGAATTGAAGGAAACTCTAGCTTCAAAGGAAATTGTGCTAAAGGTGAAGGCTGGGGAAAATAACAAGGTGTTTGGTTCAATTGGTGCTAAGGAAATTGTGCAAGCTATAAAAGAACAATTGAATATTGACATTGATAAAAAGAAAATTTCAGCAGATTCTAAAGTAAAGGAAATTGGGGTACATAATGTGGAATTGAAACTTCATTCAGAAGTAAGGGCTAATTTAAAAGTTAGAGTTGAGGCTGAGTAG
- the dnaB gene encoding replicative DNA helicase translates to MGLYDEDVKNSEPYSIEAEEALLGSIFINPNVMGDVVDIVTAEDFYKNNYKIIFSEMTNAYNSGKIIDVLLIIEALKKKELMDEVGNEDVIYDLTEVVPTAANATNYAQIIKDKSVQRQLIAIGEKIVRMATRGYEETDAMLDKSESMIFKIAESKQKKEIVKLSELVQSKVKHLDDGSKIIGKITGISSGFDRYDSITSGFHGSDLIILAARPAMGKTAFALNLAINVAKQGKGVLIYSLEMGNEQLFDRLVASESKIRLKGIKDGTLTAEELVALGNGLGRLSEMPIYISDSASVTMLEIKANARRLKAEGKLDFMLIDYLQLISPSANSRKSREQEISEISRSLKILAKELNIPIVTLSQLSRGVEQRVDKRPILSDLRESGAIEQDADMVMFLYREKYYNKDTATEVNNVDIPEKYVKKPQNLPENEEKQGMEKVELIIGKHRSGPTGTIELGFFPNYQQFVNVVDDKFAPPAE, encoded by the coding sequence ATGGGGTTATACGATGAAGATGTGAAAAATAGTGAACCGTATAGCATAGAGGCTGAAGAGGCACTTCTGGGGTCTATCTTTATAAATCCCAATGTTATGGGAGATGTTGTCGATATTGTAACAGCTGAAGATTTTTATAAAAATAATTATAAAATAATTTTTTCTGAAATGACTAATGCCTATAATTCTGGGAAAATAATTGATGTGCTTTTGATAATTGAGGCTTTGAAAAAAAAGGAATTGATGGATGAAGTTGGAAATGAGGATGTTATTTATGATTTGACTGAAGTTGTTCCAACTGCTGCAAATGCTACGAATTATGCCCAGATTATAAAGGATAAGTCTGTTCAGCGTCAATTAATAGCCATTGGAGAAAAAATTGTAAGAATGGCGACACGTGGATATGAGGAAACAGATGCAATGCTTGATAAATCAGAAAGTATGATTTTCAAAATTGCAGAATCTAAACAAAAAAAAGAAATTGTGAAATTGTCTGAATTAGTTCAATCTAAGGTAAAGCATCTGGATGATGGCTCCAAGATTATAGGTAAAATAACTGGCATTTCTTCGGGATTTGATAGATATGACAGCATAACAAGCGGATTTCACGGCTCTGACCTGATAATTCTTGCGGCACGTCCTGCGATGGGAAAAACTGCATTTGCATTAAATCTTGCAATAAATGTTGCAAAGCAAGGTAAAGGAGTGCTTATATACAGTTTGGAAATGGGAAATGAACAATTGTTTGACAGGCTTGTGGCAAGTGAATCAAAAATTAGGTTAAAGGGGATAAAGGATGGAACACTGACTGCAGAAGAGCTTGTAGCTTTGGGAAATGGGCTTGGGAGGCTTTCTGAGATGCCAATTTATATTTCAGATTCTGCAAGTGTGACGATGCTGGAAATAAAGGCTAATGCAAGGCGGTTAAAGGCTGAAGGGAAACTGGATTTTATGCTAATTGACTATTTGCAGCTAATAAGCCCTTCGGCAAATTCAAGAAAAAGTCGTGAGCAGGAAATATCTGAAATTTCACGTTCGTTAAAAATACTTGCAAAGGAGCTAAATATACCAATTGTAACACTTTCACAATTATCTCGTGGAGTAGAGCAAAGGGTTGACAAAAGACCAATTTTATCAGATTTGCGGGAATCGGGTGCGATTGAACAGGATGCGGATATGGTAATGTTTTTATACCGTGAAAAGTATTATAATAAGGATACTGCGACAGAGGTAAATAATGTGGATATTCCAGAAAAATATGTTAAAAAACCGCAGAATTTGCCAGAAAATGAGGAAAAACAGGGAATGGAAAAGGTTGAACTGATAATTGGAAAGCATAGAAGTGGACCAACTGGAACGATAGAACTAGGATTTTTTCCAAATTATCAGCAGTTTGTAAATGTTGTGGATGATAAATTTGCACCACCTGCAGAATAA
- a CDS encoding peptidase U32 family protein, which translates to METKKRVELLAPAGNMEKLKTAFHFGADACFVGGSAFNLRGMSSNFKNKELKEAVDYVHSLGKKIYVTLNIFAHNAEIEYMPRFIKKLDEFGVDAVIVADLGVFQMVREHAPNMKIHVSTQANNTNWMSVKTWKDLGAKRVILAREMSLKEIKTIREKVPDVEIEVFIHGAMCMAYSGRCLLSNYFTNRDANRGICAQDCRWNYKVIAEGHEETGAHDIVENEEGTYMFNAKDLCSIEFIDKIIETGVDSLKIEGRMKSIYYNSTVVKQYKRALDNYYSGNYKYDPDWLAELKTISHRQYSNGFYLGPTSEKDQNYETGLSYSQTYRLVANVLEKVDTNKYKIQIRNKVFATETLELVRPIGDAVKFKVENFLNTKNDEYQEYVNPNTIAIIETDVEMGPMDLIRIKLPEGQSDSDMDTSEF; encoded by the coding sequence ATGGAAACAAAAAAAAGAGTAGAATTGTTAGCACCAGCTGGAAATATGGAAAAGTTAAAAACTGCATTTCATTTTGGAGCTGATGCATGTTTTGTTGGAGGAAGTGCATTTAATTTAAGAGGGATGTCTTCAAATTTTAAAAATAAGGAATTAAAGGAAGCTGTGGATTATGTTCATAGTTTAGGGAAAAAAATATATGTAACTTTGAATATCTTTGCACATAATGCAGAAATTGAGTATATGCCGAGATTTATAAAGAAATTGGATGAATTTGGTGTGGATGCGGTAATCGTAGCTGATTTGGGAGTTTTCCAGATGGTTAGGGAACATGCTCCAAATATGAAAATTCATGTAAGTACGCAGGCAAATAATACAAACTGGATGAGTGTAAAAACTTGGAAGGATTTAGGGGCAAAAAGGGTTATTTTGGCTAGAGAAATGTCACTTAAAGAAATTAAGACTATTCGAGAAAAAGTACCTGATGTGGAAATAGAAGTATTTATTCATGGGGCAATGTGTATGGCTTATTCTGGAAGATGTTTGCTAAGCAATTATTTTACAAATCGTGATGCAAATCGTGGGATTTGTGCACAGGATTGCCGTTGGAATTATAAGGTTATTGCTGAAGGGCATGAGGAAACTGGGGCTCATGATATTGTGGAAAATGAAGAAGGAACATATATGTTTAATGCTAAGGACTTGTGTTCGATAGAGTTTATTGATAAGATAATTGAAACTGGAGTAGATTCGTTAAAAATTGAAGGAAGAATGAAGAGTATTTATTATAATTCGACAGTTGTAAAACAGTATAAAAGGGCACTAGACAATTATTATTCTGGTAATTATAAATATGACCCTGATTGGCTGGCTGAACTTAAAACTATCAGTCATAGACAATATTCAAATGGATTTTATTTGGGGCCTACTTCTGAAAAGGATCAAAATTATGAAACTGGACTTTCTTATAGCCAAACTTATAGACTTGTTGCAAATGTGCTAGAAAAAGTTGATACGAATAAATACAAGATTCAAATAAGAAATAAAGTTTTTGCGACTGAAACTTTGGAATTGGTTCGTCCAATTGGAGATGCTGTTAAATTTAAAGTGGAAAACTTTTTAAATACAAAAAATGATGAGTATCAAGAGTATGTAAATCCAAATACAATCGCTATTATTGAAACAGACGTGGAAATGGGTCCAATGGATCTCATTAGAATAAAACTTCCTGAAGGGCAATCAGATAGCGATATGGATACGTCAGAATTTTAA
- a CDS encoding response regulator transcription factor gives MREKILVIEDDPKISRLLEIELKFEGFDVFFAYDGKEGLNMAKYGSYDIILLDVMLPKMSGMEVCKRIRETSQVPIIMLTAKDEISDKVVGFDYGADDYMTKPFSNEELLARIKALLRRTKKSVVHKGIFEFEDLTINYSTYEVFRNYGKDLIQLSKREFELLDFLVLNKGIVLSRDKILEEVWGFDYIGNDNILDLYIKYLRDKIDKPYERRFIQTVRGIGFIFK, from the coding sequence ATGAGAGAAAAAATATTAGTAATTGAAGATGATCCTAAAATTTCAAGATTACTTGAAATTGAATTAAAATTTGAAGGATTTGATGTGTTTTTTGCATACGATGGTAAAGAAGGGCTAAATATGGCTAAATATGGTTCGTATGACATCATTCTTCTAGATGTAATGCTTCCTAAAATGAGTGGAATGGAAGTTTGTAAGAGAATAAGGGAAACTTCGCAAGTGCCTATTATTATGCTTACTGCTAAAGATGAAATTAGTGATAAGGTAGTTGGATTTGATTATGGAGCAGATGACTATATGACAAAACCATTTTCAAATGAAGAATTGCTTGCTAGAATAAAAGCTCTTCTTAGAAGAACTAAAAAATCTGTTGTTCATAAGGGAATATTTGAATTTGAAGATTTAACAATTAACTATTCTACTTATGAAGTATTTAGAAATTATGGAAAAGATCTTATTCAACTTTCAAAAAGAGAATTTGAATTGCTTGACTTTTTAGTTTTGAATAAAGGAATTGTTTTATCGAGAGATAAAATTTTAGAAGAAGTTTGGGGATTTGATTATATTGGAAATGATAATATTCTTGACTTGTATATTAAATATTTAAGAGATAAAATTGATAAGCCTTATGAAAGAAGATTTATTCAAACTGTAAGAGGAATTGGATTTATTTTTAAATAA
- a CDS encoding sensor histidine kinase, which yields MKNLKLEDRISANYALLFLVLILVSNIILVYSLQRQSNKVLENSAEEKLEEINSFLDKVGVFSDKTNVLTLDFNPEIQEGKKVIHVKPFNPGEDNYLYVLEIKQNKDSVIPINTIGDTDTEEASMTNEKMVELLESFNLKSNVSDGKLINIEKNKYFVFKVSREIKNYKFNIYTLKNVTNENKIYKRLEYLVILFTIIGVVITIIVSKIMSRRILKPINNVIKTAKSISTDDLSKRIEIPKEEDELQDLTLIINEMLDRLETSFENQKKFVSDASHELRTPLAIIKGYAEIIRKRGTTDIDIFVESIDSIISETDNMRNLIQKLLFLAKGEITKINTKFTEIDANEMVRQIHSDTVVSTKTHKFHLEMGEDYKIKGDETLLQQAIRALIENATKYSEPNTNIYIKSFIKNGFGRISIRDEGVGISDEDAKRIFDRFYRVDLSRTKATGGTGLGLAIVKRIVEIHNGKIEIDSKMNEGTEISIVLPIGDSVISSQEEINKNTNKEKTEKKKNIFGFLKKKNKKK from the coding sequence ATGAAAAATTTGAAATTAGAAGATCGTATTTCAGCAAATTACGCTCTTCTATTTTTGGTATTAATATTAGTTTCCAACATTATTTTGGTTTATTCGTTGCAAAGACAGTCAAATAAGGTGCTTGAAAATTCAGCTGAAGAAAAACTGGAAGAAATAAACAGTTTTTTAGATAAGGTTGGAGTTTTTTCAGATAAGACAAATGTGCTTACTCTCGATTTTAATCCTGAAATTCAGGAAGGTAAAAAGGTTATACACGTAAAGCCTTTTAATCCAGGAGAGGATAATTATCTGTATGTTTTAGAAATAAAACAAAATAAGGATTCGGTAATTCCAATTAATACAATTGGAGATACAGATACAGAAGAAGCTTCAATGACTAATGAAAAAATGGTTGAATTGCTTGAAAGCTTTAATCTGAAAAGTAATGTTTCAGACGGAAAATTAATAAATATTGAAAAAAATAAATATTTTGTATTCAAAGTAAGCCGTGAAATAAAAAATTATAAATTCAATATTTATACTCTGAAAAATGTTACGAATGAAAATAAAATTTATAAAAGATTGGAATACCTTGTTATTTTGTTTACAATAATCGGAGTTGTTATAACAATTATTGTTTCAAAAATAATGAGCCGAAGAATTTTAAAACCGATTAACAATGTAATAAAAACAGCGAAAAGTATTTCAACAGATGACTTGAGCAAAAGAATAGAAATACCAAAAGAAGAAGATGAATTACAGGATTTGACGCTAATTATAAATGAAATGCTGGATAGATTGGAAACATCATTTGAAAATCAGAAAAAATTTGTGTCGGATGCTTCACATGAATTGCGGACACCGCTTGCTATAATAAAAGGTTATGCGGAAATTATACGTAAGCGTGGAACTACAGATATTGATATATTTGTAGAATCAATTGATTCGATAATTAGCGAAACTGACAATATGCGTAATTTAATACAAAAATTACTATTTTTGGCTAAGGGTGAAATTACAAAAATTAATACGAAATTTACAGAAATTGATGCAAATGAAATGGTTCGTCAAATTCATTCTGATACAGTAGTTTCTACAAAAACTCATAAATTCCATCTGGAAATGGGAGAAGACTATAAAATTAAGGGTGACGAAACATTACTGCAGCAGGCAATTAGAGCATTAATTGAAAATGCTACAAAATATTCAGAGCCAAATACAAATATTTATATAAAATCCTTTATAAAAAATGGATTTGGGCGAATTTCAATTCGAGATGAAGGTGTTGGAATTTCAGATGAGGATGCAAAGAGAATTTTTGACAGATTTTATAGGGTGGATTTGTCGAGAACGAAGGCAACAGGTGGAACTGGACTTGGACTTGCGATAGTTAAACGGATTGTGGAAATTCACAATGGAAAAATTGAAATTGATTCTAAAATGAATGAAGGAACAGAAATTTCAATTGTTTTACCTATTGGAGATAGCGTTATAAGTTCACAGGAAGAAATTAATAAAAATACAAATAAAGAAAAAACTGAAAAGAAAAAAAATATTTTTGGATTTTTAAAAAAGAAAAACAAGAAAAAATAA
- the glmM gene encoding phosphoglucosamine mutase: MARKYFGTDGMRGEANKDLTIDLVTSLGLALGYYLKKHRKKAGKPKVILGTDTRISGYMIRSALTAGLNSMGVNIDFVGVLPTPGVCYLTRKLKADAGIMISASHNPVKDNGIKIFSQNGYKLPDAVEEKLEELMGKKDELLQKHQVAGDDLGTFKYVEDDMKIYLDYLTSTVKNTNFSKLRIVIDTANGAAYRVASKVFQNLGADVIVINNIPNGKNINVNCGSTHPELLQEVVKVYKADLGLAYDGDADRLIAVDNTGAIINGDLIIAIIAEYMQSRGLLNDNKVVTTVLSNMGFEKYLDEKGIGLIRANVGDRYVLEKMKEYGLNIGGEQSGHILMLDYNTTGDGVLSSIQLVAAILESGRTLHELVKDIKLWPQNSKNITVAKEKKATWESNKDLIDFIKAKEKEIAGKGRILVRASGTESLIRVMVEAESQEIVDKYVEELSKKVEETLC, translated from the coding sequence ATGGCTAGAAAATATTTTGGAACTGATGGAATGAGAGGGGAAGCTAATAAGGACTTGACAATTGATTTGGTTACAAGTTTGGGACTTGCTCTTGGATATTATTTAAAAAAACATAGAAAAAAAGCTGGGAAACCAAAGGTTATTCTTGGGACAGATACAAGAATTTCAGGATATATGATTCGTTCGGCACTTACAGCAGGATTAAATTCTATGGGTGTAAATATTGACTTTGTTGGGGTACTGCCTACACCTGGAGTTTGCTACTTGACTAGAAAATTAAAGGCTGATGCGGGAATTATGATTTCAGCTTCACATAATCCTGTAAAGGATAATGGAATAAAAATATTTAGTCAAAATGGTTATAAATTGCCTGACGCAGTTGAGGAAAAACTGGAAGAATTAATGGGGAAAAAGGATGAACTTCTTCAAAAGCATCAAGTTGCAGGAGATGACCTTGGTACATTTAAATATGTGGAAGATGATATGAAAATCTATTTGGATTACTTGACTTCTACAGTTAAGAATACTAATTTTTCAAAATTAAGAATCGTAATTGACACTGCAAATGGTGCGGCATATAGAGTGGCTTCAAAAGTATTTCAAAATCTAGGTGCAGATGTTATTGTAATTAATAATATTCCAAATGGAAAAAATATCAATGTAAACTGCGGATCTACACATCCAGAACTACTTCAAGAAGTAGTCAAAGTTTACAAGGCTGATTTGGGACTTGCCTACGATGGAGATGCCGACAGATTAATCGCCGTTGACAATACAGGAGCAATTATAAACGGAGATCTGATTATTGCAATTATTGCAGAATATATGCAAAGCAGAGGACTTTTGAATGATAATAAAGTTGTAACTACAGTTCTAAGTAATATGGGATTTGAAAAATATCTGGATGAAAAGGGAATCGGATTAATTCGTGCAAATGTTGGAGACAGATATGTTCTTGAAAAAATGAAGGAATATGGATTAAACATTGGTGGAGAGCAATCTGGGCATATCTTAATGCTTGACTACAATACAACTGGAGATGGGGTATTATCGTCAATTCAGCTAGTTGCAGCTATTTTAGAAAGTGGAAGAACTTTACATGAACTTGTAAAAGATATTAAATTATGGCCACAAAATTCTAAGAATATTACAGTTGCAAAAGAAAAAAAAGCTACTTGGGAATCAAATAAGGACTTAATTGACTTTATCAAGGCAAAAGAAAAGGAAATCGCTGGAAAAGGAAGAATCCTTGTGAGAGCTTCTGGAACAGAATCATTAATAAGAGTAATGGTTGAAGCTGAAAGTCAGGAAATTGTGGATAAATATGTGGAAGAGTTAAGTAAGAAAGTGGAAGAAACACTTTGTTAA